In Mytilus trossulus isolate FHL-02 chromosome 14, PNRI_Mtr1.1.1.hap1, whole genome shotgun sequence, a genomic segment contains:
- the LOC134696889 gene encoding palmitoyltransferase ZDHHC20-B-like isoform X1, with product MAPAAVRVCCACVRWFPVVFITAVVVWSYYAYVVALCVYTVPSIAEKVLYLLIYHPILVLFLWAYAKTIFTDVGSVPRSFYLTVQEINRLERERGEEAQKNILLELAKDKPILNRTHAGSARYCEKCKCIKPDRAHHCSVCGQCVLKMDHHCPWVNNCVGFTNYKYFVLFLGYGLLYCLFIAFTSLQYFIEFWTGGSSKEAVKFHVLFVFFVAMMFGISLISLFGYHIYLTCSNRSTLESFRSPIFQTGADKNGFSLGKLNNFKEVFGERKLFWFLPIFSSDRDGVSFPTLKSQTNSNSYQTMAQTPSFGDGIAYPTRTVDIPSDGLLGDRQRWMEEGDADGDYNSHFNKAVSYR from the exons atggccCCGGCTGCTGTCAGAGTTTGTTGTGCCTGTGTTCGGTGGTTTCCAGTAGTTTTCATAACAGCAGTTGTTGTCTGGTCTTACTACGCATATGTGGTTGCTTTGTGTGTCT ATACCGTGCCAAGTATTGCAGAAAAAg TACTATACCTGTTGATCTACCATCCTATACTGGTGTTGTTTCTGTGGGCCTATGCCAAAACTATATTTACAGATGTTGGATCAGTTCCTCGTTCA ttttattTGACAGTTCAAGAAATAAACAGATTAGAAAGGGAAAGAGGTGAAGAAGCACAGAAAAATATACTTCTAGAATTAGCCAAAGATAAACCTATACTTAATAGAACACATGCAGGAA gtgCGAGATATTGTGAGaaatgtaaatgtataaaaccAGACAGAGCACACCATTGTTCTGTATGTGGACA atgtgTGTTAAAAATGGACCACCATTGTCCATG ggtGAATAATTGTGTTGGATTtacaaactataaatattttgttttatttcttggCTATGGATTGCTATACTGCTTATTTATAGCATTTACAAGTCtacaatattttatagaattttggACG ggTGGGAGTAGTAAAGAGGCTGTAAAGTtccatgttttatttgtattttttgttgctATGATGTTTGGTATAAGTTTGATATCATTATTTGGATATCATATATATCTAACATGCAGTAATAGATCTACTTTAG agtCTTTCAGATCACCTATATTCCAGACAGGGGCAGATAAAAATGGCTTCAGTTTAGGAAAATTAAACAACTTCAAAGAAGTTTTTGGAGAGAGAAAACTTTTTTggtttttaccaattttttcaAG TGACAGAGATGGGGTGTCCTTTCCAACTCTAAAATCCCAGACTAACAGTAATTCATACCAAACAATGGCTCAGACACCAAG TTTTGGTGATGGCATTGCCTATCCCACCCGGACTGTAGATATACCGTCTGATGGTCTGTTGGGAGACAGACAAAGATGGATGGAGGAAGGAGACGCTGATGGTG ACTATAACAGCCATTTCAACAAAGCCGTGAGTTACAGGTGA
- the LOC134696889 gene encoding palmitoyltransferase ZDHHC15B-like isoform X3 — protein sequence MAPAAVRVCCACVRWFPVVFITAVVVWSYYAYVVALCVYTVPSIAEKVLYLLIYHPILVLFLWAYAKTIFTDVGSVPRSFYLTVQEINRLERERGEEAQKNILLELAKDKPILNRTHAGSARYCEKCKCIKPDRAHHCSVCGQCVLKMDHHCPWVNNCVGFTNYKYFVLFLGYGLLYCLFIAFTSLQYFIEFWTGGSSKEAVKFHVLFVFFVAMMFGISLISLFGYHIYLTCSNRSTLESFRSPIFQTGADKNGFSLGKLNNFKEVFGERKLFWFLPIFSSFGDGIAYPTRTVDIPSDGLLGDRQRWMEEGDADGDYNSHFNKAVSYR from the exons atggccCCGGCTGCTGTCAGAGTTTGTTGTGCCTGTGTTCGGTGGTTTCCAGTAGTTTTCATAACAGCAGTTGTTGTCTGGTCTTACTACGCATATGTGGTTGCTTTGTGTGTCT ATACCGTGCCAAGTATTGCAGAAAAAg TACTATACCTGTTGATCTACCATCCTATACTGGTGTTGTTTCTGTGGGCCTATGCCAAAACTATATTTACAGATGTTGGATCAGTTCCTCGTTCA ttttattTGACAGTTCAAGAAATAAACAGATTAGAAAGGGAAAGAGGTGAAGAAGCACAGAAAAATATACTTCTAGAATTAGCCAAAGATAAACCTATACTTAATAGAACACATGCAGGAA gtgCGAGATATTGTGAGaaatgtaaatgtataaaaccAGACAGAGCACACCATTGTTCTGTATGTGGACA atgtgTGTTAAAAATGGACCACCATTGTCCATG ggtGAATAATTGTGTTGGATTtacaaactataaatattttgttttatttcttggCTATGGATTGCTATACTGCTTATTTATAGCATTTACAAGTCtacaatattttatagaattttggACG ggTGGGAGTAGTAAAGAGGCTGTAAAGTtccatgttttatttgtattttttgttgctATGATGTTTGGTATAAGTTTGATATCATTATTTGGATATCATATATATCTAACATGCAGTAATAGATCTACTTTAG agtCTTTCAGATCACCTATATTCCAGACAGGGGCAGATAAAAATGGCTTCAGTTTAGGAAAATTAAACAACTTCAAAGAAGTTTTTGGAGAGAGAAAACTTTTTTggtttttaccaattttttcaAG TTTTGGTGATGGCATTGCCTATCCCACCCGGACTGTAGATATACCGTCTGATGGTCTGTTGGGAGACAGACAAAGATGGATGGAGGAAGGAGACGCTGATGGTG ACTATAACAGCCATTTCAACAAAGCCGTGAGTTACAGGTGA
- the LOC134696889 gene encoding palmitoyltransferase ZDHHC15B-like isoform X4, giving the protein MAPAAVRVCCACVRWFPVVFITAVVVWSYYAYVVALCVYTVPSIAEKVLYLLIYHPILVLFLWAYAKTIFTDVGSVPRSFYLTVQEINRLERERGEEAQKNILLELAKDKPILNRTHAGSARYCEKCKCIKPDRAHHCSVCGQCVLKMDHHCPWVNNCVGFTNYKYFVLFLGYGLLYCLFIAFTSLQYFIEFWTGGSSKEAVKFHVLFVFFVAMMFGISLISLFGYHIYLTCSNRSTLESFRSPIFQTGADKNGFSLGKLNNFKEVFGERKLFWFLPIFSSFGDGIAYPTRTVDIPSDGLLGDRQRWMEEGDADGGTQLSGSSTNLIK; this is encoded by the exons atggccCCGGCTGCTGTCAGAGTTTGTTGTGCCTGTGTTCGGTGGTTTCCAGTAGTTTTCATAACAGCAGTTGTTGTCTGGTCTTACTACGCATATGTGGTTGCTTTGTGTGTCT ATACCGTGCCAAGTATTGCAGAAAAAg TACTATACCTGTTGATCTACCATCCTATACTGGTGTTGTTTCTGTGGGCCTATGCCAAAACTATATTTACAGATGTTGGATCAGTTCCTCGTTCA ttttattTGACAGTTCAAGAAATAAACAGATTAGAAAGGGAAAGAGGTGAAGAAGCACAGAAAAATATACTTCTAGAATTAGCCAAAGATAAACCTATACTTAATAGAACACATGCAGGAA gtgCGAGATATTGTGAGaaatgtaaatgtataaaaccAGACAGAGCACACCATTGTTCTGTATGTGGACA atgtgTGTTAAAAATGGACCACCATTGTCCATG ggtGAATAATTGTGTTGGATTtacaaactataaatattttgttttatttcttggCTATGGATTGCTATACTGCTTATTTATAGCATTTACAAGTCtacaatattttatagaattttggACG ggTGGGAGTAGTAAAGAGGCTGTAAAGTtccatgttttatttgtattttttgttgctATGATGTTTGGTATAAGTTTGATATCATTATTTGGATATCATATATATCTAACATGCAGTAATAGATCTACTTTAG agtCTTTCAGATCACCTATATTCCAGACAGGGGCAGATAAAAATGGCTTCAGTTTAGGAAAATTAAACAACTTCAAAGAAGTTTTTGGAGAGAGAAAACTTTTTTggtttttaccaattttttcaAG TTTTGGTGATGGCATTGCCTATCCCACCCGGACTGTAGATATACCGTCTGATGGTCTGTTGGGAGACAGACAAAGATGGATGGAGGAAGGAGACGCTGATGGTG GAACACAATTGAGTGGTTCCAGTACTAATTTAATCAAGTGA
- the LOC134696889 gene encoding palmitoyltransferase ZDHHC20-B-like isoform X2 — protein MAPAAVRVCCACVRWFPVVFITAVVVWSYYAYVVALCVYTVPSIAEKVLYLLIYHPILVLFLWAYAKTIFTDVGSVPRSFYLTVQEINRLERERGEEAQKNILLELAKDKPILNRTHAGSARYCEKCKCIKPDRAHHCSVCGQCVLKMDHHCPWVNNCVGFTNYKYFVLFLGYGLLYCLFIAFTSLQYFIEFWTGGSSKEAVKFHVLFVFFVAMMFGISLISLFGYHIYLTCSNRSTLESFRSPIFQTGADKNGFSLGKLNNFKEVFGERKLFWFLPIFSSDRDGVSFPTLKSQTNSNSYQTMAQTPSFGDGIAYPTRTVDIPSDGLLGDRQRWMEEGDADGGTQLSGSSTNLIK, from the exons atggccCCGGCTGCTGTCAGAGTTTGTTGTGCCTGTGTTCGGTGGTTTCCAGTAGTTTTCATAACAGCAGTTGTTGTCTGGTCTTACTACGCATATGTGGTTGCTTTGTGTGTCT ATACCGTGCCAAGTATTGCAGAAAAAg TACTATACCTGTTGATCTACCATCCTATACTGGTGTTGTTTCTGTGGGCCTATGCCAAAACTATATTTACAGATGTTGGATCAGTTCCTCGTTCA ttttattTGACAGTTCAAGAAATAAACAGATTAGAAAGGGAAAGAGGTGAAGAAGCACAGAAAAATATACTTCTAGAATTAGCCAAAGATAAACCTATACTTAATAGAACACATGCAGGAA gtgCGAGATATTGTGAGaaatgtaaatgtataaaaccAGACAGAGCACACCATTGTTCTGTATGTGGACA atgtgTGTTAAAAATGGACCACCATTGTCCATG ggtGAATAATTGTGTTGGATTtacaaactataaatattttgttttatttcttggCTATGGATTGCTATACTGCTTATTTATAGCATTTACAAGTCtacaatattttatagaattttggACG ggTGGGAGTAGTAAAGAGGCTGTAAAGTtccatgttttatttgtattttttgttgctATGATGTTTGGTATAAGTTTGATATCATTATTTGGATATCATATATATCTAACATGCAGTAATAGATCTACTTTAG agtCTTTCAGATCACCTATATTCCAGACAGGGGCAGATAAAAATGGCTTCAGTTTAGGAAAATTAAACAACTTCAAAGAAGTTTTTGGAGAGAGAAAACTTTTTTggtttttaccaattttttcaAG TGACAGAGATGGGGTGTCCTTTCCAACTCTAAAATCCCAGACTAACAGTAATTCATACCAAACAATGGCTCAGACACCAAG TTTTGGTGATGGCATTGCCTATCCCACCCGGACTGTAGATATACCGTCTGATGGTCTGTTGGGAGACAGACAAAGATGGATGGAGGAAGGAGACGCTGATGGTG GAACACAATTGAGTGGTTCCAGTACTAATTTAATCAAGTGA